One window of the Magnolia sinica isolate HGM2019 chromosome 19, MsV1, whole genome shotgun sequence genome contains the following:
- the LOC131234508 gene encoding uncharacterized protein LOC131234508 isoform X3: MDGKVKTGGSSRLKRSPKAAVAIPNYIKLKKVRFEASPRNRIGRNSPRSRDTARRASTIKPAAEVNDMKSKGSGITDEIGAVTVRTTRSRAGQSSESARVAISPLVKKKTLKRAKAEIDVVETVRNVDVIVTGDRVPVTRSLRSRKVFVVEENPKSKNPVGLDQKSPIKTRKRAASEDGFPNNLVQTRSRKQGNDNPVHGEKIMTETRAGKKGSIQSKQNAPARNEMVTEKSPELKSSGGRDVDSRKYIKSPRKTRSMVGSESLKRSRGLDVSDRKYDKSPRKTRSTVVIESLKKDEEVGGEVGPPKNSIRTRSKKQISSQGLDVNVQGYYKSPRKTRGTSVSESLKTDGEVVREVGPSKKSRWTRSLKRENDNKTESGKGILVSDEIHGRRRKMISTLKEADDKVATRSKRKAPKLDGMVGTVDRPSKRSSKKRVLAEVAPVYDDRNGMQTGAADVPNKKIKVSHSEEPPRRQSGRNTSKRKISPRSSSKTGMDETTGMSGRRKRSRDPVMEELASVYEDRTRLKSGFKEYSRKSRRGTARHAVRAPNDDKKTTTDEIVGKKMTNKVRRRGEFGKAVIHKGSKTSKTPTSKISLGRKSRKVAGKPPVPVCENVAEVETELVPPDAELSAAEPVECNVKAVPSLSRQTPDFAKEKTRASGRKSSRKDRSGHAYKERRSDEPSREVATIPSDLTKIDELPECNVVVSMCENQLADDTNKEMKDALGDLPIAKEMADKQFGGEQVSEAGKSISPHVTPVITLGDGFGHHENENEILSEEILQAVKDDLASGSHKKGQNSFGLKNMVSVANEMAISKVIEVTDETAETAKGLDCGVAEVVVVKGTTEGVLVCHEASSNQGVDVGAVAVTVSDVTEAARGTTGTVPLDLVPVDAVEIIDVKVSKCDVGTEGFTPARDASNIIQINCEGIPEPAETPEVNEMVTADRTSCAKGLPPIQAMGYKDEEPSSTQLVDSEDFDLTKTLTVPKEGGVENQEGSNHKYPEQFVGADGCAETVTHKHVLDEDTEIFEKNGVTQTHSEQIDTEDVDRNETKNKNIEAASEELEERVTHEHVLDEDKEISEKNGVAQTHSEQIDVEDVDRNEAKNKNIEAASEKLEERVTLELGFEDHDERSHGNGITKTISEEHDTNCSEERLGANEIGNVALQESKEAAETSVKDPADQDSQGVEPKGNSEENAEDRNIETIEKPVGHGDGDEPVDEKENPGMLVDKYHSEFEQVVATCMESGGPLELGEAVEMGVETIDNEDVGGNDVSNKNIEDASEKLEERVMLELGSEVHDELSYANGIAKTISEEGDPIGSEERLDADEISNVVLEESKVAAETIVKDPEADCEGVELNGSSKQNAEEESNMETMEEAVGHGDDIKPVDEKGNPGILMDKYESEFEQSVAAAQMESEEPSLQQTVEMGIESVASGPSAPLPIDALDSKDSPPRNDKDFDSSIEQVTSAERQEEGINPEVNVGVAAEKIASIESNLFCGHNVDMDTRNSMYETMIEADVGVDASNTIGETANDSEFVGEEFHVSGAAATTLAVARENEVESLLEEYGEASYLVKTLEGEAEAPDRYVWEEFDGEAWEEISEGRGYDESIQQVASGVGSEENVVKHMVKFDYECNTKELIGVEEETYFDLQVEIDQNQNAKTLEERLNSEVCEEAEAKETADARTEKSNCQERVEQAPVKSEEPSAAREVKETASGMSFEEESTFEEKLSYDKHEEG, encoded by the exons ATGGATGGGAAGGTCAAAACAGGAGGTTCATCTCGCTTGAAGCGTTCTCCCAAAGCTGCGGTGGCAATCCCTAATTATATTAAGCTTAAGAAAGTCAGATTTGAAGCTTCACCCAGAAACCGAATTGGTAGAAATTCTCCCAGGAGCAGAGATACGGCCAGAAGAGCATCAACAATCAAGCCTGCAGCTGAGGTAAATGATATGAAGAGTAAAGGTAGTGGAATTACCGATGAGATTGGGGCAGTTACGGTTCGGACTACAAGGTCTCGTGCTGGACAATCGTCAGAATCTGCGAGGGTAGCTATATCCCCTCTTGTTAAGAAGAAGACCTTAAAACGGGCGAAAGCTGAAATTGATGTGGTTGAGACTGTTAGGAATGTTGACGTGATAGTTACTGGAGATAGAGTTCCCGTCACCAGATCTCTGAGATCTAGGAAGGTTTTTGTTGTGGAAGAAAACCCCAAATCAAAAAATCCTGTGGGGCTTGATCAGAAGAGTCCGATTAAGACAAGGAAGAGGGCTGCCAGTGAAGATGGTTTTCCAAACAATTTGGTGCAAACGAGATCACGGAAACAGGGAAATGACAATCCTGTTCATGGTGAAAAAATCATGACTGAAACACGAGCTGGCAAAAAGGGTTCGATACAATCCAAGCAGAATGCTCCAGCACGCAATGAAATGGTTACGGAGAAGAGCCCTGAATTGAAAAGTTCAGGAGGGCGTGATGTTGATAGCCGTAAATATATTAAGAGTCCACGAAAGACAAGGAGCATGGTGGGTAGTGAAAGCTTGAAAAGGTCACGGGGGCTTGATGTCAGTGACCGTAAATATGATAAGAGCCCAAGAAAGACAAGGAGTACAGTAGTTATTGAAAGCTTGAAGAAGGATGAGGAGGTTGGTGGAGAAGTTGGTCCCCCGAAGAACTCAATACGGACAAGATCAAAGAAGCAGATAAGTTCACAGGGGCTTGATGTTAACGTCCAGGGATATTATAAGAGTCCGAGAAAGACGAGGGGTACATCTGTGAGTGAAAGCTTGAAGACTGATGGGGAGGTTGTCAGAGAAGTTGGTCCCTCAAAGAAATCAAGGTGGACAAGATCACTGAAGCGGGAAAATGATAACAAGACGGAGAGTGGGAAGGGCATTCTGGTCTCTGATGAAATTCACGGTCGACGTCGCAAAATGATCAGTACGCTAAAGGAAGCTGATGATAAGGTTGCGACAAGGTCGAAACGCAAAGCCCCGAAACTGGATGGAATGGTTGGAACAGTGGATAGGCCTTCGAAACGATCATCAAAGAAACGGGTTTTGGCTGAAGTAGCTCCAGTTTATGATGACAGAAATGGAATGCAAACTGGTGCTGCTGATgttccaaataaaaaaataaaggtcTCCCATTCTGAAGAACCTCCAAGGAGGCAATCGGGACGCAATACTTCTAAACGAAAGATCTCTCCTCGTAGCAGCTCGAAGACTGGGATGGATGAAACTACTGGAATGAGTGGGCGCCGGAAGCGATCTAGAGATCCAGTTATGGAGGAATTGGCATCAGTTTATGAGGACAGAACTAGACTCAAGTCAGGATTTAAAGAATATTCGAGGAAATCAAGGCGAGGTACTGCCAGACATGCAGTTCGTGCACCCAATGATGACAAGAAGACAACTACTGATGAAATTGTAGGGAAGAAAATGACAAACAAGGTCCGAAGGAGAGGTGAATTTGGGAAGGCGGTGATCCATAAAGGTTCAAAGACATCCAAGACCCCCACTTCTAAAATCTCTTTGGGACGAAAGAGTAGGAAGGTTGCAGGTAAGCCGCCAGTTCCTGTATGTGAAAATGTTGCTGAAGTTGAAACAGAATTAGTTCCACCCGATGCTGAGCTATCGGCAGCAGAGCCAGTAGAATGCAATGTCAAAGCAGTTCCAAGCCTTTCAAGACAGACCCCCGACTTTGCGAAAGAGAAGACAAGAGCATCTGGGAGGAAATCTAGTAGAAAAGACCGATCTGGCCATGCTTATAAGGAAAGGAGGTCAGATGAGCCAAGCAGGGAGGTTGCGACTATACCATCTGATTTAACTAAAATTGATGAGCTCCCAGAGTGTAATGTGGTGGTTTCAATGTGTGAAAATCAGTTAGCTGATGATACAAATAAAGAAATGAAGGATGCTCTCGGTGACTTGCCTATTGCCAAAGAGATGGCAGATAAACAATTTGGAGGGGAACAAGTGTCTGAAGCTGGGAAATCGATATCACCCCATGTAACCCCGGTCATAACTCTGGGTGATGGGTTCGGTCATCATGAGAATGAAAATGAGATATTGTCTGAGGAGATATTGCAGGCTGTCAAGGATGATCTGGCTTCTGGATCTCACAAAAAAGGACAAAATTCATTTGGGCTAAAGAATATGGTATCAGTAGCAAATGAAATGGCTATTTCTAAGGTAATCGAAGTGACGGATGAAACTGCAGAAACTGCTAAAGGACTCGACTGTGGGGTTGCGGAAGTTGTAGTGGTAAAAGGAACTACTGAAGGTGTTCTAGTGTGCCATGAGGCATCCAGTAATCAAGGAGTTGATGTTGGGGCTGTAGCTGTAACGGTTTCAGATGTCACTGAAGCAGCAAGGGGAACCACTGGAACTGTTCCATTAGATCTGGTGCCAGTTGATGCTGTAGAAATCATAGATGTGAAGGTAAGCAAGTGTGATGTGGGCACAGAAGGATTTACACCAGCAAGAGATGCCAGCAATATCATACAAATCAATTGTGAAGGAATTCCTGAACCAGCAGAGACTCCAGAGGTTAATGAAATGGTGACAGCTGACAGGACTTCTTGTGCCAAAGGTCTCCCACCCATTCAAGCAATGGGATATAAGG ATGAAGAGCCGTCATCAACTCAGCTGGTTGATTCAGAAGATTTTGATTTGACAAAGACCCTGACTGTTCCTAAAGAGGGTGGTGTTGAAAATCAGGAAGGTTCCAATCACAAGTATCCTGAACAATTTGTGGGGGCTGATGGATGTGCTGAAACAGTTACTCACAAGCATGTACTCGATGAAGACAcagaaatttttgagaaaaacgGAGTCACTCAGACTCATTCAGAGCAAATTGACACGGAAGATGTTGACAGaaatgaaaccaaaaataaaaacattgAAGCTGCCTCAGAAGAACTTGAAGAGAGAGTTACTCACGAGCATGTACTCGATGAGGACAAAGAAATTTCTGAGAAAAACGGAGTCGCTCAGACTCATTCAGAACAAATTGACGTGGAAGATGTTGACAGAAATgaagccaaaaataaaaatattgaagCTGCTTCAGAAAAacttgaagagagagttacacttGAACTTGGTTTTGAGGACCACGATGAACGTTCTCATGGAAATGGAATCACTAAAACCATTTCAGAGGAGCATGATACCAATTGCTCTGAAGAAAGATTGGGTGCAAATGAAATCGGCAATGTTGCTTTACAAGAGTCCAAAGAAGCCGCTGAGACTTCTGTGAAAGATCCAGCAGACCAGGACTCTCAAGGTGTGGAGCCGAAGGGTAATAGTGAAGAAAATGCTGAGGATAGAAATATAGAGACTATCGAAAAGCCTGTTGGTCATGGAGATGGTGACGAACCTGTGGATGAGAAAGAAAATCCAGGGATGTTGGTGGATAAGTATCATAGTGAATTTGAGCAAGTTGTTGCTACCTGTATGGAATCTGGTGGGCCCTTAGAGTTGGGCGAAGCTGTTGAAATGGGTGTAGAAACCATTGACAATGAAGATGTTGGAGGGAATGATGTCTCAAACAAAAACATTGAAGATGCTTCAGAAAAACTTGAGGAAAGAGTTATGCTTGAACTTGGTTCTGAGGTTCATGATGAACTTTCTTATGCAAATGGAATTGCTAAAACCATTTCAGAGGAAGGTGATCCCATTGGCTCTGAAGAAAGATTGGATGCTGATGAAATCAGCAATGTTGTTTTAGAAGAGTCCAAGGTAGCTGCTGAAACTATTGTGAAAGATCCAGAAGCAGATTGTGAAGGAGTGGAGCTGAATGGTAGCAGTAAACAAAATGCCGAGGAGGAGAGCAACATGGAGACTATGGAAGAGGCTGTTGGTCATGGCGATGACATCAAACCCGTGGATGAGAAAGGAAATCCAGGGATCTTGATGGATAAGTATGAAAGTGAATTTGAACAATCTGTTGCTGCTGCTCAAATGGAATCTGAAGAGCCCTCGTTACAGCAAACTGTTGAAATGGGTATAGAAAGTGTTGCTTCTGGTCCAAGTGCTCCTTTGCCTATTGATGCACTGGACTCCAAAG ATTCCCCTCCAAGAAATGATAAAGATTTCGATTCCTCGATTGAACAGGTTACCTCGGCAGAAAGGCAGGAAGAAG GAATAAATCCGGAAGTAAATGTTGGCGTAGCAGCTGAAAAAATAGCCAGCATAGAGAGTAATCTCTTCTgtggtcacaatgtagacatggACACAAGAAACTCTATGTATGAAACCATGATTGAGGCTGATGTTGGTGTGGATGCAAGCAACACAATCGGTGAAACTGCAAATGATTCTGAATTTGTGGGAGAAGAGTTTCATGTCAGCGGTGCTGCAGCAACGACTCTAGCGGTTGCACGGGAAAATGAAGTTGAGTCTCTCTTGGAAGAATATGGGGAAGCTTCATATTTGGTGAAAACCCTTGAAGGAGAGGCAGAAGCACCAGACAGGTATGTTTGGGAGGAGTTTGATGGCGAAGCTTGGGAAGAAATCTCTGAGGGGAGAGGATATGATGAATCCATTCAACAAGTGGCCAGTGGTGTTGGCTCTGAAGAAAATGTAGTGAAGCACATGGTGAAGTTCGATTACGAATGTAATACCAAGGAACTGATAGGGGTGGAAGAGGAGACTTATTTTGACCTACAGGTAGAGATTGATCAGAACCAAAATGCAAAGACCCTGGAAGAGAGATTAAATTCTGAAGTTTGTGAAGAAGCTGAGGCGAAAGAAACTGCTGATGCCAGGACAGAGAAATCTAATTGCCAGGAACGTGTGGAACAAGCGCCCGTGAAATCTGAGGAACCCTCAGCAGCGCGAGAAGTTAAAGAAACAG CTTCTGGCATGAGTTTTGAGGAAGAGTCCACCTTTGAGGAGAAACTTTCATATGACAAGCATGAAGAAGGCTAG